A DNA window from Buttiauxella agrestis contains the following coding sequences:
- a CDS encoding MFS transporter, with protein sequence MQDDLQNSIIKRVNKRIIPFLMLLYLIAYIDRSNISVAALQMNADLALTAEMYGIAAGIFYIAYIIFEVPSNIILTRVGAKLWIARIMVTWGIIAAGMSLVQTPTQLYVMRFLLGVAEAGFTPGIIYYLSCWYPRSDRARAMSMFYIGAALASVIGLPISGSILNMHGFFDIAGWRWLFLLEGIPAIALGVVVWFYLDDSPAKARWLSESEREWLQQKLASESSALENNGSHQWHKALTDKKVWLLSAIWLLQAFGTIGITLFLPLIVKGVVSEQSNFIVSVLSAVPFLFACIFMFANGRHSDITRERRYHLGLPLIAAGILLMLAISSDNLLLAYILLVITVALNWAVTPIFWAATTESLTGVVAAAAIALINAVANIAGLIFPPLMGRIKDVTGSYDISLMIVAAALILGGLLGCYVLSTPKESRGTSVKAKGSRLS encoded by the coding sequence ATGCAAGACGATCTCCAGAATTCGATAATCAAGCGCGTTAATAAACGCATCATTCCCTTTCTGATGTTGCTGTATCTGATTGCCTATATCGACCGCTCGAATATTTCTGTCGCCGCGCTGCAAATGAATGCTGACCTGGCGCTGACGGCTGAAATGTATGGCATTGCGGCGGGTATTTTTTATATCGCCTATATCATTTTCGAAGTGCCGAGCAATATCATATTAACGCGCGTGGGGGCGAAGCTGTGGATTGCCCGCATTATGGTGACCTGGGGAATCATTGCCGCGGGGATGAGCCTGGTACAAACGCCGACGCAGCTCTATGTGATGCGCTTTTTGCTCGGTGTTGCCGAAGCCGGATTCACGCCAGGCATTATCTATTACCTTTCTTGTTGGTATCCGCGCAGCGACCGTGCGCGAGCGATGTCGATGTTTTATATCGGCGCGGCGCTGGCCTCCGTCATTGGCTTGCCTATTTCCGGCAGCATCCTGAATATGCACGGCTTTTTTGATATCGCCGGTTGGCGTTGGTTATTCTTGCTTGAGGGGATCCCGGCCATCGCGCTCGGGGTGGTGGTGTGGTTTTATCTTGATGACTCCCCGGCGAAAGCCCGCTGGCTGAGTGAGTCTGAACGAGAGTGGCTCCAGCAGAAATTAGCCAGTGAATCATCGGCCCTTGAAAACAACGGTAGCCACCAATGGCATAAAGCGCTCACCGATAAAAAAGTCTGGTTATTGAGTGCGATTTGGCTATTACAGGCATTTGGCACCATCGGTATCACGTTATTTTTACCGTTAATCGTCAAAGGTGTTGTCTCTGAGCAAAGTAATTTTATCGTCAGCGTATTGTCTGCGGTGCCATTTTTATTTGCTTGTATATTTATGTTTGCCAATGGCCGACACTCCGATATCACGCGCGAACGTCGCTATCATTTAGGGCTGCCACTTATTGCCGCGGGCATTTTGCTGATGCTGGCAATCTCAAGCGATAACTTATTGTTGGCATATATTCTTTTAGTGATTACGGTAGCCTTAAACTGGGCGGTTACGCCTATATTCTGGGCGGCAACAACGGAGTCATTAACAGGTGTGGTGGCGGCTGCGGCAATTGCGTTGATTAACGCGGTGGCGAATATTGCCGGATTAATATTCCCACCGTTAATGGGGAGAATTAAAGATGTCACCGGCAGCTATGATATTTCGCTGATGATTGTCGCCGCTGCGTTGATATTGGGCGGCCTGTTAGGTTGTTATGTTCTGAGCACGCCGAAAGAAAGCCGTGGAACATCGGTAAAAGCGAAGGGCTCTCGATTGTCATGA
- the zinT gene encoding metal-binding protein ZinT: MTSRIPGLLLGAGILLSSVSALAHGHSHGTPLTDAEKKASEGVFENKQVKDRALTDWDGMWQSVNPYLLNGDLDPVMEKKAQKDGSKTAAQYKEYYKKGYATDVDTIGIENNVIEFHVGKTVNSCKYDYSGFKILTYTSGKKGVRYLFECMDSQSKAPKYVQFSDHIIGPRKSEHFHIFMGNDSQESLLKEMDNWPTFYEYSLSKNQVVHEMLEH, encoded by the coding sequence ATGACATCACGCATACCTGGTTTGCTGCTCGGCGCAGGCATTTTGCTCAGTAGCGTCAGCGCTCTGGCACACGGTCATTCGCACGGAACGCCTCTTACAGACGCAGAAAAGAAAGCCAGCGAAGGAGTTTTTGAGAATAAACAGGTCAAAGATCGCGCCCTGACGGACTGGGACGGCATGTGGCAGTCGGTGAATCCGTACCTGTTAAACGGCGATTTAGATCCGGTGATGGAGAAAAAAGCGCAGAAAGACGGCAGCAAAACAGCGGCGCAATACAAAGAGTATTACAAGAAAGGTTATGCGACGGATGTTGATACCATTGGTATCGAAAACAATGTGATTGAATTCCATGTGGGTAAAACGGTGAATTCCTGCAAGTACGATTATTCTGGCTTTAAAATCCTGACTTACACCTCTGGGAAAAAAGGCGTGCGTTATTTGTTTGAGTGTATGGACAGCCAGTCAAAAGCGCCGAAATACGTGCAGTTTAGCGATCATATTATTGGCCCGCGCAAATCTGAACACTTCCATATTTTCATGGGCAATGACTCACAAGAGTCGTTGTTGAAAGAGATGGACAACTGGCCGACTTTTTACGAGTACTCGTTAAGCAAAAATCAGGTTGTCCACGAGATGCTTGAACACTAA
- the pdxR gene encoding MocR-like pyridoxine biosynthesis transcription factor PdxR, with protein sequence MRSLTVDVIKQAFLQTPAEKLHKKLYAAICNCILEGSLRPAARMPPTRDLANELSLSRNTVLRVYEQLQAEGYISTRTSSGTFVTESVLDNLNTLAARTVPATAPEDRASLSLRCLELLENASASPAQWGDFIPGVPDVESFPHRTFKKIYDRVARRPNPEYLTYDAASGLEELKSALSDYLRTARGVKCTTDQILITEGIHQALDLVTRTLCNPGDNAWIEEPGYWGIKNILRMNAVNISALEVDDQGLMPQANADEKPKLIFVTPSHQYPLGSVMSLPRRQLLLSQARECQSWIVEDDYDSEFRFSGQPIPSLQGLEENSPVIYIGTFSKTLYPALRLGYVVLPKVLAAPLKKVHNELYRSGHQVIQAALAEFIREGYYAAHIRKMRQLYSKRRNQLVELIKRHLGEEYLGYYNSNAGLHLIIQLPAEVDDIHIAKLANAEGILVRPLSRYYFNAQKSKGLLVGFASVQDDDMLPSFLRLVKMIKHHP encoded by the coding sequence ATGCGTTCACTTACCGTAGATGTGATCAAGCAGGCATTTCTCCAGACCCCTGCCGAGAAACTGCATAAGAAACTTTATGCCGCGATATGTAATTGTATTCTTGAGGGAAGTTTGCGCCCTGCGGCGCGTATGCCGCCGACCCGCGATTTGGCCAATGAGTTATCGCTTTCGCGTAACACCGTACTGCGGGTGTATGAGCAATTGCAGGCCGAAGGGTATATTTCAACGCGCACCAGCAGCGGCACGTTTGTCACCGAAAGCGTGCTCGATAACCTGAATACGCTGGCCGCACGCACGGTGCCCGCTACTGCGCCAGAAGACCGCGCCAGCCTTTCCCTGCGCTGCCTGGAATTGCTGGAAAACGCCAGCGCCAGCCCGGCGCAATGGGGCGACTTCATTCCCGGCGTGCCGGATGTCGAAAGCTTTCCGCATCGCACGTTTAAGAAAATCTACGACCGTGTCGCCAGACGCCCGAATCCTGAATATCTGACCTACGACGCCGCATCCGGGCTGGAGGAGTTAAAGTCTGCGCTCTCGGATTATCTGCGCACCGCACGCGGCGTAAAATGCACCACCGACCAGATTCTCATTACCGAAGGGATTCACCAGGCGCTGGATTTAGTCACCCGCACGTTATGTAATCCCGGCGACAATGCGTGGATTGAAGAACCCGGTTACTGGGGAATTAAAAATATTCTGCGCATGAATGCGGTGAATATTTCGGCGCTGGAGGTCGATGATCAGGGATTAATGCCGCAGGCCAATGCCGATGAAAAGCCAAAATTAATCTTTGTTACGCCCTCGCATCAGTATCCGCTGGGTTCTGTGATGAGCCTGCCGCGCCGCCAGTTATTACTTTCGCAGGCCAGGGAATGCCAGAGCTGGATTGTGGAAGATGATTACGACAGCGAATTTCGTTTTTCGGGCCAGCCGATTCCATCGCTTCAGGGGCTTGAGGAAAACAGCCCGGTCATTTACATCGGCACGTTCAGCAAAACGCTCTACCCCGCGCTGCGTCTGGGTTACGTGGTTTTGCCCAAAGTGCTCGCCGCTCCGCTTAAAAAAGTTCACAACGAATTATATCGCAGCGGCCATCAGGTGATTCAGGCGGCACTTGCGGAGTTTATTCGCGAAGGTTATTACGCCGCGCATATCCGCAAAATGCGCCAGTTATATAGCAAACGACGCAACCAACTGGTCGAGTTAATTAAGCGGCATTTAGGGGAGGAATATCTCGGTTATTACAATAGTAATGCCGGGTTACATTTAATCATTCAGCTTCCCGCCGAAGTAGATGATATCCACATTGCAAAACTCGCGAATGCCGAAGGTATTCTGGTCAGGCCGCTGTCGCGCTACTATTTTAATGCGCAAAAATCAAAAGGGTTATTAGTTGGATTTGCCAGTGTTCAGGACGACGACATGCTGCCCTCTTTTTTGCGCCTGGTGAAAATGATTAAGCACCATCCCTGA
- the puuE gene encoding 4-aminobutyrate transaminase, which produces MSNNELHQRRLAATPRGVGVMCNFFAQTAENSTITDVEGKQYIDFAAGIAVLNTGHRHPRLVQAIEQQLHAFTHTAYQIVPYESYVALAEKINAAAPIVGPKKTAFFTTGAEAVENAVKIARAYTGRPGVIAFSGGFHGRTYMTMALTGKVAPYKIGFGPFPGSVFHAPYPSELSGISTEDAVKAIERLFKSDIEATQVAAIIFEPVQGEGGFNVAPPEFVAAIRQICNTHGIVMIADEVQSGFARTGKMFAMNHYSHQPDLMTMAKSLAGGMPLSGVVGKAEIMDAPAPGGLGGTYAGNPLAVASAHAVLDVIADEKLCLRAQTLGERLTSRLREITATCPALVEIRGLGSMVAAEFYDPATGEPSAAIAQQVQKRALEQGLLLLTCGQNGNVIRFLYPLTIPDAQFDQALDIIKTATQM; this is translated from the coding sequence ATGAGCAATAACGAACTCCACCAACGTCGTCTGGCCGCTACACCGCGTGGCGTGGGCGTGATGTGTAATTTCTTTGCACAAACCGCTGAAAACAGCACCATTACCGATGTGGAAGGGAAGCAATATATCGATTTTGCTGCGGGCATTGCGGTGCTCAATACCGGCCATCGCCACCCGCGCCTGGTTCAGGCCATCGAACAGCAGCTTCATGCGTTTACCCACACCGCTTATCAGATTGTCCCTTACGAAAGCTATGTCGCGCTGGCGGAAAAAATTAACGCCGCAGCCCCGATTGTTGGCCCTAAGAAAACGGCGTTTTTCACTACCGGCGCTGAAGCCGTTGAGAACGCGGTGAAAATCGCTCGTGCTTATACCGGTCGCCCGGGCGTGATTGCTTTTAGCGGCGGATTCCATGGCCGCACCTATATGACGATGGCGCTGACGGGCAAAGTGGCTCCGTACAAAATTGGTTTTGGCCCATTCCCCGGCTCCGTATTCCATGCGCCATATCCGTCTGAGCTCAGTGGTATTTCCACCGAAGATGCGGTGAAAGCCATCGAGCGCCTGTTCAAATCAGACATTGAAGCGACGCAAGTTGCCGCGATTATCTTCGAGCCGGTCCAGGGCGAAGGCGGTTTTAACGTGGCTCCGCCAGAATTTGTGGCGGCTATTCGCCAGATTTGTAACACCCACGGCATCGTGATGATTGCCGACGAAGTACAAAGCGGTTTTGCCCGTACCGGCAAAATGTTTGCCATGAACCACTATTCCCATCAGCCCGATTTGATGACGATGGCGAAAAGCCTGGCGGGTGGAATGCCGTTATCCGGCGTGGTCGGCAAAGCAGAAATTATGGATGCGCCAGCGCCGGGCGGACTAGGGGGAACCTACGCCGGGAACCCGCTTGCCGTTGCTTCGGCTCACGCGGTGCTGGATGTCATTGCGGACGAAAAGCTCTGTTTACGAGCGCAAACACTGGGCGAACGCCTGACTTCACGGCTGCGTGAAATCACCGCCACATGCCCTGCGCTGGTTGAAATCCGTGGCCTGGGTTCCATGGTCGCGGCTGAGTTTTACGACCCGGCAACCGGAGAACCGTCTGCGGCCATCGCGCAACAGGTGCAAAAACGCGCGCTGGAGCAAGGCTTGCTGCTGCTAACCTGCGGGCAAAATGGCAACGTGATTCGCTTCTTGTACCCGCTGACGATTCCTGACGCGCAGTTCGATCAGGCGCTGGATATCATTAAAACCGCGACGCAGATGTGA
- a CDS encoding NAD-dependent succinate-semialdehyde dehydrogenase, with translation MNLKNNDLLRDACLIAGEWSHAQSGKTMTVVNAATGEKIADVPSMALAETQRAIEAAEVAQKEWKTQTAASRAKILHSWVNLIQENSEDLARLITLEGGKPLAEARGEINYAASFITWFAEEAKRVDGVLLQPTAADQRFIVSRQPVGVCAAITPWNFPAAMITRKVAPALAAGCAIIVKPAEQTPLTALALAKLAELAGLPQGLLQVITGDAKEIGGELCRNATVRKLSFTGSTDTGRLLMAQCAPTIKKLSLELGGNAPVIVFDDADLELAVKGIMASKFRNSGQTCVCANRIYVQSGIYQALSAELVKAVEALKVGNGMDDGITQGPLINAKAIEKVELHIHDAVEKGATVLIGGHKHGLGGNFFAPTVVANVTQNMRFAKEETFGPVAPLFKFETDAEAVNYANDTEFGLAAYIFTQDAKRQWLIPEALEYGMVGVNTGLISNEVAPFGGIKQSGLGREGSKFGIDEYLEMKYVCVKL, from the coding sequence ATCAATCTGAAAAATAACGATTTGCTGCGCGATGCCTGCCTGATTGCAGGGGAATGGAGCCATGCGCAGTCGGGCAAAACCATGACGGTAGTAAATGCTGCCACCGGGGAAAAAATAGCGGATGTGCCTTCAATGGCGCTGGCCGAAACGCAGCGCGCCATTGAGGCCGCTGAAGTCGCGCAAAAAGAGTGGAAGACGCAAACGGCGGCCAGTCGCGCCAAAATTCTCCACAGTTGGGTGAACCTGATTCAGGAAAACAGTGAAGATCTGGCGCGACTGATAACTCTCGAAGGCGGCAAACCGCTGGCTGAGGCGCGAGGTGAAATCAACTACGCCGCCTCGTTTATTACCTGGTTTGCGGAAGAGGCCAAAAGGGTAGACGGCGTTTTGTTGCAGCCAACCGCGGCGGATCAACGTTTTATCGTCTCCAGGCAACCGGTCGGCGTTTGCGCGGCAATTACACCGTGGAATTTCCCGGCGGCGATGATCACCCGCAAAGTCGCGCCTGCACTTGCCGCAGGCTGCGCGATTATCGTAAAACCCGCGGAGCAAACCCCGCTGACCGCGCTGGCGCTGGCAAAACTGGCCGAGCTGGCGGGCTTGCCGCAAGGACTGTTGCAGGTAATCACTGGGGACGCCAAAGAAATTGGCGGTGAGCTTTGCCGCAACGCGACGGTTCGTAAACTGAGTTTTACCGGCTCCACGGACACCGGACGTCTGTTAATGGCGCAATGCGCGCCGACCATCAAAAAATTGTCGCTGGAGTTAGGGGGCAATGCGCCCGTTATCGTCTTCGATGATGCGGATCTTGAGCTGGCCGTGAAAGGCATTATGGCGTCGAAATTCCGCAATAGCGGGCAGACGTGCGTGTGTGCGAACCGAATTTATGTGCAAAGCGGGATTTATCAGGCGCTCAGCGCGGAACTGGTCAAAGCGGTGGAAGCGCTGAAGGTCGGCAACGGCATGGATGACGGCATTACTCAAGGGCCGCTAATCAATGCCAAAGCGATTGAGAAGGTGGAGCTTCATATTCACGACGCGGTAGAAAAGGGCGCAACGGTATTAATCGGCGGCCACAAACACGGGTTGGGTGGAAACTTTTTCGCGCCGACGGTGGTGGCAAATGTCACACAGAATATGCGCTTTGCGAAAGAAGAAACCTTCGGGCCAGTTGCTCCGCTATTTAAATTTGAAACCGATGCCGAAGCGGTTAATTACGCCAACGACACCGAATTTGGTTTAGCCGCTTATATCTTCACTCAGGATGCAAAACGCCAGTGGCTAATCCCGGAGGCGCTGGAATATGGCATGGTTGGCGTCAATACCGGGCTGATTTCTAATGAAGTTGCGCCGTTTGGCGGGATTAAACAGTCAGGCCTGGGGCGAGAAGGTTCTAAGTTCGGAATAGATGAGTATCTGGAGATGAAGTATGTCTGCGTAAAACTCTGA
- a CDS encoding APC family permease: protein MEQTTDKENLQHQPVKGEQFNRSIGLMSNFALGFTYLSPLTAVYSLFALAVTLAGPPAIWWILIVACGQLLVALVFGEVASQYPITGGLYPWARRLWGKKYAWIAAWIYLWALVVTITSIAEYTATFVASLFHYATSAGNMMLTSVVLLLIMMGVNMSGTKNLARVAKIGFWCEIVSVIALGIYLLIFHRAQPFSVVFDSMGVLSADGNYTTAFMSASLMGLFMFFGFEACGNVAEEVKNPGKKIPVAMILSIVFGAISAVISIMGYLLSSPDLQDIVNGKISDPIPTILNQALGETGATIFIVVAVIAMLSCILSLQAALSRLIFSFSRDNMLPGSEWMSKISKHSVPDNAMMVSCLLPVIICVWVYFQPDSLARITAFAVIGIYISFQMVVLAALRQRLKGWKPAGEWTVGSWGIIVNVLALAYGLCGIWLLAQPAAGESFVDRWTVLVGLAIVIISGLLYMFITKPFGRSNAPENDAIEYARKLNAEQS from the coding sequence ATGGAACAGACGACAGACAAAGAAAATCTTCAACATCAGCCAGTTAAAGGCGAGCAATTCAACCGCTCGATAGGGCTGATGTCTAACTTCGCATTGGGATTCACTTATCTTTCGCCGCTTACTGCGGTGTATTCGCTGTTCGCCCTCGCGGTGACGCTGGCAGGGCCTCCGGCAATCTGGTGGATTTTAATTGTTGCCTGCGGTCAATTGCTGGTGGCATTAGTCTTTGGCGAAGTGGCTTCGCAATATCCGATTACTGGCGGTTTATATCCGTGGGCGAGAAGATTGTGGGGTAAAAAATATGCCTGGATTGCCGCGTGGATTTATCTCTGGGCATTAGTCGTGACAATCACTTCCATTGCCGAATATACCGCCACCTTTGTTGCGTCATTGTTTCACTACGCGACCAGCGCGGGCAACATGATGCTGACTTCCGTCGTCCTGCTGTTGATTATGATGGGGGTCAATATGTCCGGGACCAAAAACTTAGCCCGCGTCGCTAAAATTGGTTTTTGGTGCGAAATTGTCAGCGTGATTGCGCTGGGTATTTACCTGTTAATTTTCCACCGCGCCCAGCCGTTCTCTGTGGTATTTGACTCCATGGGCGTGCTCTCCGCAGACGGTAATTACACCACCGCGTTTATGTCCGCCTCGTTAATGGGCTTGTTTATGTTCTTTGGCTTTGAAGCCTGCGGCAATGTGGCGGAAGAGGTTAAAAACCCAGGCAAGAAGATTCCAGTGGCGATGATTTTAAGTATCGTGTTTGGGGCTATTTCAGCGGTTATCTCAATCATGGGGTATTTACTCTCTTCCCCCGACTTGCAGGATATTGTTAACGGCAAAATCTCAGACCCGATCCCGACCATTCTTAACCAGGCGCTGGGTGAAACCGGGGCGACGATATTTATCGTGGTCGCTGTTATCGCCATGCTGTCGTGTATTCTTTCTTTGCAAGCCGCATTGAGCCGCCTGATCTTCTCTTTCTCCCGCGATAACATGCTGCCGGGCAGCGAGTGGATGTCGAAGATTTCCAAACACAGCGTGCCGGATAACGCGATGATGGTGAGCTGCTTATTGCCGGTGATTATTTGTGTCTGGGTTTACTTCCAGCCGGATAGCCTGGCGCGAATCACAGCCTTTGCGGTTATCGGTATCTATATTTCTTTCCAGATGGTGGTGCTTGCGGCATTGCGTCAGCGCCTGAAAGGCTGGAAACCAGCAGGGGAATGGACGGTCGGCTCATGGGGAATTATCGTCAACGTGCTGGCGCTGGCTTATGGTTTGTGCGGGATTTGGTTACTGGCACAACCGGCGGCAGGCGAGAGTTTTGTGGATCGCTGGACGGTATTAGTCGGGCTGGCGATTGTGATCATTTCCGGTCTGCTTTACATGTTTATCACTAAACCGTTTGGCCGTTCGAATGCACCAGAAAACGATGCGATTGAATATGCTCGCAAGTTGAATGCGGAACAGTCATAA
- a CDS encoding cache domain-containing protein, giving the protein MLTTSLCNLSEKIDSIINSMIDSTGMLAKDIQSTLAEIEGVNLEHLLEPSVRKTIQEHIKKTLNSNIYCSGAGFASHIEATGNNKEFWLLEWWYKKADGVKQVNLDLDQATQQRLDFRTFEWFKQAPAVGNAFIHGPYVDYICNTSYTITSAVPVYFNQQFLGVAAIDLLVSRVEDELLPFATNDKVFLTNKERRIVFSSHPKFRVGDLLDVRLASVVYENDYFNLYQAK; this is encoded by the coding sequence ATGCTAACAACATCACTCTGTAACCTAAGCGAAAAAATAGACAGCATCATCAATTCGATGATTGATTCCACCGGAATGCTGGCGAAAGATATTCAATCAACACTTGCTGAAATTGAAGGGGTTAATCTTGAACATCTGCTTGAACCTTCCGTCAGAAAGACCATTCAGGAACATATTAAAAAGACATTAAACAGCAATATTTATTGTTCGGGCGCGGGGTTTGCCAGCCATATCGAAGCCACGGGAAACAATAAGGAATTCTGGCTACTGGAGTGGTGGTATAAGAAGGCCGACGGCGTAAAACAGGTGAATCTTGACTTAGACCAGGCTACCCAACAGCGCCTGGATTTCAGAACCTTTGAGTGGTTCAAACAAGCGCCAGCTGTGGGTAACGCGTTTATTCATGGTCCCTACGTTGATTATATCTGCAATACTTCGTACACCATTACCTCCGCCGTTCCGGTTTATTTCAACCAGCAATTCTTAGGCGTGGCGGCGATTGATTTATTGGTGAGTCGTGTTGAGGATGAGTTATTACCTTTCGCGACGAATGATAAAGTTTTTCTTACCAATAAAGAGCGCAGAATTGTATTTTCGAGCCATCCAAAATTCCGCGTGGGTGACTTGCTGGATGTCAGACTGGCATCTGTGGTTTATGAAAATGATTACTTTAATTTATATCAGGCAAAGTAA
- a CDS encoding FadR/GntR family transcriptional regulator, whose amino-acid sequence MITHAVIFAPIGQASRSDQIVQRLSNAIITGLLEANEQLPNEADLAKMMGVSHITIREALNTLRANNLIHTVRGRNGGSFVCEQAWELSQTLNPFKSLSTDYLSDLGEMHCAIISHSARLASRRMTQADITRLRDFVSVLDSAQSPEARTQADMRCLLAIAACSQSARLANQELILQSEWSSLVAILFRSDNIHREIVELYTTLIDTLASHNEAESVNLAKKLIDTFTFYLIENKLINNIK is encoded by the coding sequence ATGATTACTCATGCGGTGATATTTGCGCCAATCGGTCAGGCCAGCCGTTCCGATCAAATCGTTCAGCGACTTTCCAACGCCATTATTACCGGCCTGCTTGAGGCCAATGAGCAACTTCCTAATGAAGCGGATCTGGCGAAAATGATGGGGGTTTCTCACATCACTATCCGCGAAGCGTTAAATACTCTGCGTGCCAATAATTTAATCCATACGGTACGTGGGCGTAATGGTGGAAGTTTTGTTTGCGAACAAGCCTGGGAATTAAGTCAAACGCTTAATCCTTTTAAATCATTAAGCACCGATTACCTTTCCGATCTCGGTGAAATGCACTGCGCCATTATTAGTCACAGTGCAAGATTAGCCTCGCGAAGAATGACCCAGGCAGATATTACCCGCCTGCGTGATTTTGTTTCGGTTCTCGACTCAGCCCAATCTCCTGAAGCACGCACTCAGGCGGATATGCGCTGTTTGTTAGCGATTGCGGCGTGTTCTCAATCAGCCCGCCTGGCGAACCAGGAATTGATTTTGCAATCAGAATGGTCATCGCTTGTGGCGATTTTGTTCCGTTCAGACAATATCCATCGCGAAATTGTTGAGCTGTATACCACGTTAATTGACACTCTGGCTTCACACAATGAAGCGGAGTCCGTTAACCTTGCCAAAAAGTTAATCGACACGTTTACTTTCTATCTGATAGAAAATAAATTGATAAACAATATAAAATAA
- a CDS encoding gamma-aminobutyraldehyde dehydrogenase, whose amino-acid sequence MKVLKHFINGQYLAGSQDNLFDLVSPVNGETYALSPSAGREEVEQAYRAAKSAFAVWKLSAPAQRQLALLKLADEIERNVDRLVSAQSEETGQLRHFIEKEEIAASCDALRFFAGAARCLEGKASYEYAAGLTSTIRREPLGIVGQVTPWNYPFMMAVWKIAPALAAGNTVVLKPSDTTPVSTLILAELAAPLFPQGAFNVVLGKAETGSLVVSSPEASLVSITGSVRAGLQVAASAAANLTKAHLELGGKAPVIVFADADINKAVDTITTAGFFNAGQDCTSATRILIEESIYASFVEKLVSKTREITFGTPEDKNALYGALNSRSQLEQVKGFISRLPAHAKIETGGKPGAGPGFYFEPTIISGLEQRDEAIQHEVFGPVMTVQKFSSEAEALEKANDVEYGLASSVWTTNHGRAQRFSIRLDFGTVWINNHIPLCAEMPHGGFKKSGYGKDLSSYALDEYTRVKHIMCDVSE is encoded by the coding sequence ATGAAAGTACTGAAGCACTTTATCAATGGGCAATACCTGGCCGGTTCGCAGGATAATCTTTTTGACCTGGTCAGCCCGGTCAATGGCGAAACTTACGCGCTGTCGCCGAGTGCAGGGCGAGAAGAAGTCGAGCAGGCATACCGCGCGGCGAAAAGCGCGTTTGCGGTCTGGAAACTTTCCGCGCCTGCGCAACGCCAGTTAGCGCTTCTGAAGCTGGCCGATGAAATCGAACGCAATGTTGACCGACTGGTGAGCGCCCAAAGTGAAGAGACCGGGCAGTTGCGCCACTTCATTGAGAAAGAAGAGATTGCGGCTTCTTGCGATGCGCTGCGGTTCTTTGCGGGTGCCGCCCGTTGCCTTGAAGGGAAAGCATCATACGAATATGCCGCCGGTTTAACCTCCACTATTCGCCGCGAACCGCTGGGTATCGTAGGCCAGGTCACGCCGTGGAATTACCCGTTCATGATGGCGGTATGGAAAATTGCCCCGGCGCTGGCTGCGGGCAACACGGTGGTACTCAAACCGAGTGACACCACACCAGTCAGCACCTTAATTCTGGCAGAACTGGCCGCACCGCTATTCCCGCAGGGCGCCTTTAACGTGGTGCTCGGTAAAGCGGAAACCGGATCGCTGGTGGTTTCCAGCCCGGAAGCCTCGCTGGTGTCGATTACCGGATCGGTCCGCGCGGGTCTGCAAGTTGCGGCCTCGGCGGCAGCAAACCTCACCAAAGCGCATCTCGAACTGGGCGGCAAAGCGCCGGTGATTGTTTTTGCCGACGCCGACATTAATAAAGCCGTCGATACCATCACCACCGCCGGGTTCTTCAACGCCGGGCAAGATTGCACTTCTGCCACCCGCATCCTGATTGAAGAGTCGATTTACGCATCGTTTGTCGAAAAACTGGTGAGCAAAACCCGCGAAATTACCTTCGGCACGCCAGAAGACAAAAATGCGTTATACGGCGCGTTGAACAGCCGCAGCCAGCTTGAACAGGTGAAAGGGTTCATCAGCCGCCTCCCGGCTCATGCCAAAATTGAAACCGGCGGCAAGCCTGGCGCAGGCCCTGGTTTTTACTTTGAACCGACGATTATTTCCGGCCTTGAGCAGCGCGACGAAGCTATTCAGCACGAAGTTTTTGGCCCGGTCATGACGGTGCAAAAATTCTCCTCAGAAGCCGAAGCGCTCGAAAAAGCCAACGACGTGGAATACGGGCTGGCGTCCAGCGTCTGGACCACTAACCACGGTCGCGCCCAGCGCTTTAGTATCCGCCTGGATTTCGGCACCGTGTGGATTAACAACCACATTCCTCTGTGCGCTGAAATGCCCCACGGCGGCTTTAAAAAATCCGGCTACGGCAAGGATTTGTCCTCGTACGCGCTGGATGAATACACCCGCGTAAAACACATCATGTGCGACGTTTCCGAATAA